A genomic region of Caenorhabditis elegans chromosome V contains the following coding sequences:
- the grl-8 gene encoding Ground-like domain-containing protein (Confirmed by transcript evidence) → MCHYYLLRGFLLISVASSAIIPLPSPPNPLPEPPTVDASPSLTSEKRTVAMEVTSSAHHLLRPKTESDSEEEQPKPTRNRVRLHSHNSKVSKVSRTREVEVLSEKCNDDKLEQIMQDAMTPSLSTSKMVISERATRDFGANFDVICARGHFSYYVEAASYCEVTMNDVTCLAYKPGPQTDDGSKNDFIDIKDELIKNKNTREKDEAESKKNR, encoded by the exons ATGTGTCACTATTATTTACTTCGCGGTTTTCTTCTGATTTCTGTTGCCTCCTCAGCCATCATTCCACTTCCGAGCCCTCCAAATCCGCTGCCTGAGCCACCGACT GTGGATGCATCACCATCATTAACATCTGAAAAACGAACAGTCGCCATGGAGGTGACGTCATCAGCACATCACCTGCTTAGGCCCAAGACTGAATCGGATTCTGAAGAAGAACAACCAAAACCTACAAGAAATAGAGTCAGATTGCATTCGCacaattcaaaagtttctaaaGTGTCTAGAACTCGAGAAGTTGAagttttgagtgaaaaatgtaATGATGATAAATTGGAACAGATCATGCAAGAT GCCATGACTCCAAGTTTAAGCACCTCAAAAATGGTGATTTCTGAGCGAGCGACTCGAGATTTCGGTGCAAATTTTGATGTGATCTGTGCAAGAGGTCACTTTTCATATTATGTGGAAGCGGCCTCATATTGTGAAGTAACTATGAACGATGTCACTTGTCTTGCTTACAAACCCGGACCCCAGACGGATGATGGTTCGAAAAACGATTTCATTGACATCAAAGATGaactaattaaaaacaaaaatactcGAGAGAAAGATGAAGCCGAGTCGAAGAAAAACCGATAA